One stretch of Nocardia mangyaensis DNA includes these proteins:
- a CDS encoding DUF4286 family protein, with protein sequence MHLIVFSSPRAGMDEEYNTWYTEVHIPDMLAIPGVKSCHRLRAQPVGGQPPEFTYQADYDIDGDAEAVLKEIKVRSADGRIRLSPAIDPAAMKVTVWESL encoded by the coding sequence ATGCATCTCATCGTCTTCTCCAGCCCCCGAGCGGGCATGGACGAGGAATACAACACCTGGTACACCGAGGTTCACATCCCCGACATGCTGGCGATACCCGGGGTGAAGTCCTGCCACCGGCTCCGCGCCCAGCCGGTGGGTGGCCAGCCGCCGGAATTCACCTACCAGGCCGACTACGACATCGACGGCGATGCCGAGGCCGTCCTGAAGGAGATCAAGGTGCGCTCCGCGGACGGCCGCATCAGGCTCAGTCCGGCCATCGACCCGGCGGCCATGAAAGTGACTGTCTGGGAATCGCTCTGA
- a CDS encoding aldehyde dehydrogenase family protein, with protein sequence MSSQDTDSVGTSAPTTAVTKRLLIDGQLVEAEQTFASLNPATGEVYGHAPDATLEQTEAAIAAARRAFDTTTWSTDAALRARCLDQLHRALLDNVEDLRELTIAEVGATRRLTHGNQLDLPIEIARYYADLLPGYSLTEELGEIELRGERHRRWIEKEAAGVVSAIVAYNYPHQLALAKLMPALAAGCTVVLKAAPDTPLATLALGELIAEHTDIPPGVVNVVSATDIAIGKLMTTHPDVDLITFTGSTVVGRQIMAAASESLKRVFLELGGKSAMVLLDDADFATTAVFAAFTICTHAGQGCALTSRLLVPRARHDEIVELVATNLGWVSSGDPSDPKTYMGPLISERQREKVHGLVERAVAAGATLVTGGAKVDPGFFYAPTLLAGVDPDSEIAQEEVFGPVLVVIPYDDDDDAVRIANNSIYGLSGAVFSADADRALAVARRIRSGTFSINGGNYFSPDAPFGGFKQSGIGRESGVAGLEEFLESKTYAAVVGLSDASEGAQ encoded by the coding sequence ATGTCATCCCAGGACACGGACTCGGTCGGCACGTCGGCGCCGACCACAGCGGTCACCAAGCGGCTGCTGATCGACGGACAGCTGGTCGAGGCGGAACAGACGTTCGCCTCGCTCAATCCGGCGACCGGCGAGGTGTACGGCCATGCCCCCGACGCCACGCTCGAACAGACCGAGGCGGCCATCGCCGCCGCCCGTCGAGCCTTCGACACCACCACCTGGTCGACCGATGCCGCGTTGCGGGCCCGCTGCCTGGATCAACTCCATCGGGCGCTGCTCGACAACGTGGAGGATCTGCGCGAGCTGACCATCGCCGAGGTCGGCGCCACCCGGCGCCTGACCCACGGCAACCAGCTCGACCTCCCGATCGAGATCGCCCGCTACTACGCTGATCTGCTGCCCGGGTACTCGTTGACCGAGGAACTCGGCGAGATCGAGCTCCGCGGGGAGCGCCACCGGCGGTGGATCGAAAAGGAAGCCGCCGGAGTCGTTTCGGCGATCGTGGCCTACAACTACCCGCACCAGCTGGCCCTGGCCAAACTCATGCCTGCCCTGGCCGCCGGCTGCACGGTCGTGCTCAAGGCTGCCCCGGACACCCCGCTGGCCACGCTCGCCCTCGGGGAATTGATCGCCGAGCACACCGACATCCCGCCCGGTGTGGTGAACGTGGTGTCCGCCACCGACATCGCGATCGGCAAGCTGATGACCACCCATCCCGACGTCGACCTGATCACGTTCACCGGCTCCACCGTTGTCGGCCGCCAGATCATGGCGGCGGCAAGCGAATCGCTCAAGCGGGTCTTCCTCGAGCTGGGCGGCAAATCCGCCATGGTCCTGCTCGACGACGCCGACTTCGCCACCACGGCCGTGTTCGCCGCCTTCACCATCTGCACCCACGCCGGACAGGGCTGCGCGCTGACCTCCCGGCTGCTGGTACCGCGGGCTCGCCACGACGAGATCGTCGAGCTGGTCGCCACCAATCTCGGCTGGGTCAGCAGCGGTGATCCCAGCGACCCGAAAACGTATATGGGACCGTTGATCAGCGAGCGCCAGCGGGAGAAAGTGCACGGCCTGGTCGAGCGTGCGGTCGCCGCCGGGGCCACCCTGGTCACCGGGGGTGCGAAGGTCGACCCCGGCTTCTTCTACGCGCCGACGCTGCTCGCCGGTGTCGACCCCGACAGCGAGATCGCGCAGGAAGAGGTCTTCGGCCCGGTACTCGTCGTGATTCCCTACGACGATGACGACGACGCCGTGCGCATCGCCAACAACTCGATCTACGGTCTCTCCGGCGCGGTGTTCAGTGCCGATGCCGACCGCGCACTCGCGGTCGCTCGCCGGATCCGCAGCGGCACGTTCAGCATCAACGGCGGCAACTACTTTTCGCCGGACGCACCCTTCGGTGGCTTCAAGCAGTCGGGCATCGGTCGCGAGAGCGGTGTCGCCGGGCTGGAAGAGTTCCTGGAGAGCAAAACCTATGCGGCGGTCGTCGGGTTGAGTGACGCGTCCGAGGGCGCACAGTAG
- a CDS encoding FadD3 family acyl-CoA ligase — MTWETIPQMVLSAADRFGNAEAVVDGAQRLSFIELADRVRRAAGAFAGAGIEKGDRAAIWAPNSVEWIIAAFGLVTAGGVLVPINTRFKAEEAADVVRRSGAQLLLVQQGFLGTQYTGPQGVPVIDLASDFLADGEPVEPTMTGTDIADIIYTSGTTGRPKGVMMNHRQTLRLYSEWCDLADLRQGDRYLIVNPFFHTFGYKAGLISSLIRGATILPVPVFEIERVLELVERERVTMLPGPPTLYHALLDAPDTYDLSSLRAAVTGAADIPVELIRRVKTELPFQSIMTGYGLTEAGTATASRPGDTFEQIATTVGTPCDGVQVRIAEDDEVLVRGYSVMQGYFDDPVATAEAVDAEGWLHTGDLGSLDPDGRLQIIGRKKDMFIVGGFNAYPAEIEAFLLEHPAVAQVAVVGVPDDRLGQVGRAFVVANNPVSEAELIAWSRDRMAGFKAPRSVWFLDELPLNATGKVMKDQLRQLRSLDIEESQ, encoded by the coding sequence ATGACCTGGGAGACCATTCCGCAGATGGTGCTGAGCGCCGCCGATCGCTTCGGTAACGCCGAAGCGGTCGTCGACGGAGCACAGCGGTTGAGCTTCATCGAGCTCGCAGACCGAGTCCGCCGGGCCGCGGGCGCGTTCGCCGGGGCGGGCATCGAGAAGGGTGACCGTGCGGCGATCTGGGCGCCCAACTCCGTGGAGTGGATCATCGCGGCCTTCGGACTGGTCACCGCGGGCGGCGTGCTGGTGCCGATCAACACCCGATTCAAAGCCGAGGAAGCGGCCGATGTCGTGCGACGCAGTGGCGCTCAGCTGCTGTTGGTGCAACAAGGCTTCCTCGGCACGCAGTACACCGGTCCGCAGGGCGTACCGGTCATCGATCTGGCATCGGATTTCCTCGCCGACGGTGAGCCTGTCGAACCGACGATGACCGGTACCGACATCGCCGACATCATCTACACCTCGGGCACCACCGGTCGGCCCAAGGGCGTGATGATGAATCATCGGCAGACCCTGCGGTTGTACTCGGAATGGTGCGATCTGGCCGACCTGCGCCAGGGTGACCGCTATCTGATCGTCAACCCGTTCTTCCACACCTTCGGCTACAAAGCCGGGCTGATCAGCTCGCTGATCAGAGGCGCCACCATCCTGCCGGTGCCGGTCTTCGAGATCGAGCGCGTGCTCGAGCTCGTCGAACGCGAGCGGGTGACGATGCTGCCCGGCCCGCCCACCCTGTACCACGCCCTGCTCGACGCACCGGACACCTACGATCTGTCGTCGCTGCGGGCCGCGGTCACCGGGGCAGCCGATATTCCGGTGGAGTTGATCCGGCGAGTGAAGACGGAGCTGCCTTTCCAGTCGATCATGACCGGATACGGGCTGACCGAAGCAGGCACCGCGACCGCGTCGCGGCCCGGCGACACCTTCGAACAGATCGCGACCACGGTGGGAACCCCCTGCGACGGGGTGCAGGTGCGCATCGCCGAGGACGACGAAGTACTCGTTCGCGGTTACAGCGTCATGCAGGGCTACTTCGACGATCCGGTCGCCACGGCCGAGGCCGTCGACGCCGAAGGGTGGCTGCACACCGGCGATCTGGGCAGCCTCGATCCGGACGGCCGATTGCAGATCATCGGCCGCAAGAAGGACATGTTCATCGTGGGCGGCTTCAATGCCTATCCGGCCGAGATCGAAGCCTTTCTGCTCGAACATCCCGCCGTGGCCCAGGTCGCTGTCGTCGGTGTCCCCGACGATCGGCTCGGTCAGGTCGGCCGGGCCTTCGTCGTCGCGAACAACCCGGTGTCGGAAGCCGAATTGATCGCATGGAGCCGGGATCGGATGGCCGGTTTCAAAGCGCCTCGATCCGTGTGGTTTCTCGACGAATTGCCGCTCAACGCCACCGGCAAGGTCATGAAAGACCAACTGCGCCAACTCCGTTCCCTTGACATCGAGGAATCTCAATGA
- a CDS encoding amidohydrolase family protein has protein sequence MTQLDLPYQLFDADNHLYETKEALTKFLPKEYEGTIKYVELNGRTKIAVLGQISEYIPNPTFEVVARPGAMEDYFKNGNPEGKSKREIFGKSMRSIPAFREPGARLELMNELQLNRSLMFPTLASLVEERMRHHPDLIHAVVHSLNQWLLETWGEDGNFVYKDRIFTVPVVSLPIVEKAIEELDWCVEHGAKAILVRPAPVPGLRGMRSFALPEFDPFWKRVVEHDILVTMHSSDSGYSRHNAEWEGSSLEMLPFQTNTFRMTTEWRPIQDAVASWVCHGALFRFPELKVAVIENGASWLAPLLENLADVAKKAPEGFGHQDPVAAIKRNIFVSPFWEEDLGAIADLIGVDNVLFGSDYPHPEGLAEPARYIHEIKDMNLEHQAKIMGGNLARLLKV, from the coding sequence ATGACGCAGCTGGATCTGCCGTATCAGTTGTTCGACGCGGACAACCACCTCTACGAGACCAAGGAGGCGCTGACCAAGTTCCTCCCCAAGGAGTACGAGGGGACGATCAAGTACGTCGAGCTCAACGGGCGCACCAAGATCGCGGTCCTCGGCCAGATCAGCGAGTACATTCCCAACCCCACCTTCGAGGTCGTCGCCCGCCCCGGCGCCATGGAGGACTACTTCAAGAACGGCAATCCGGAGGGCAAGAGCAAGCGGGAGATCTTCGGCAAGTCGATGCGCTCGATCCCGGCCTTCCGTGAGCCGGGCGCGCGCCTCGAGCTCATGAACGAACTCCAGTTGAACCGCTCACTGATGTTCCCCACGCTGGCCAGCCTCGTCGAGGAGCGGATGCGTCACCACCCTGACCTGATCCACGCGGTGGTCCACTCGCTGAACCAGTGGCTTCTCGAAACCTGGGGCGAGGACGGCAATTTCGTCTACAAGGACCGCATCTTCACCGTCCCGGTGGTGAGCCTGCCGATCGTCGAGAAGGCGATCGAGGAGCTCGACTGGTGCGTCGAGCACGGCGCCAAGGCCATTCTGGTGCGCCCGGCACCGGTCCCCGGCCTGCGCGGCATGCGCTCGTTCGCGCTGCCGGAGTTCGACCCGTTCTGGAAGCGGGTGGTCGAGCACGACATTCTCGTCACCATGCACTCCTCCGACAGCGGCTATTCGCGGCACAACGCCGAGTGGGAGGGCTCCAGCCTGGAGATGCTGCCGTTCCAGACCAACACCTTCCGGATGACGACCGAATGGCGCCCGATCCAGGACGCGGTGGCGTCCTGGGTGTGCCACGGCGCGCTGTTCCGCTTCCCCGAACTCAAGGTGGCGGTCATCGAGAACGGCGCGTCGTGGCTGGCGCCGCTGCTCGAGAATCTCGCCGATGTCGCCAAGAAGGCGCCCGAGGGCTTCGGCCATCAGGACCCGGTGGCGGCGATCAAGCGCAACATCTTCGTCAGCCCGTTCTGGGAAGAGGATCTCGGCGCGATCGCCGACCTCATCGGCGTGGACAACGTCCTGTTCGGCTCGGACTACCCGCACCCGGAGGGCCTGGCCGAGCCCGCTCGCTACATCCATGAGATCAAGGACATGAACCTGGAGCACCAGGCCAAGATCATGGGCGGCAACCTCGCGAGGCTGCTGAAGGTATGA
- a CDS encoding amidohydrolase family protein: MNFSDMILVSIDDHVVEPADMFDRHTPAKYAEYIPKLITNDQGVDQWVYRGKPVGVTGLNAVVGWPKEEWDKNPARYAEMRPGVYDIHSRVADMNANGILSSMCFPTFAGFSAGHLSQFKDEITIAVISAYNDWHVDEWCATYPGRFIPNAILPLWDPALAVAEINRVAAKGFRGVTMPELPHVDGLPSYHDGEYWAPVWAALAETGLVMNLHIGQGFGALRLAPNAPIDNLMCLAPTVSQIAVQDLLWGPALRTYPGLKVALSEGGIGWIPFYLDRSDRHYTNQKWLRRDFGGRMPSDVFREHVMACYVTDRNSLKMRHDIGIDIIAWECDYPHSDSLFPDAPEYVLEELNSAGADDTDIHKITWQNACRFLDWDPFAHIPREEATVAALRNTARDVDLTIRPRKEWAERYAAQHIS, encoded by the coding sequence ATGAACTTCTCCGACATGATCCTGGTCAGTATCGATGACCACGTGGTCGAGCCGGCCGACATGTTCGACCGGCACACGCCCGCGAAATACGCCGAGTACATCCCGAAGCTGATCACCAACGACCAAGGCGTCGACCAGTGGGTCTATCGCGGTAAACCGGTGGGCGTCACCGGATTGAACGCCGTGGTGGGGTGGCCGAAGGAGGAATGGGACAAGAACCCGGCCCGCTATGCCGAGATGCGGCCAGGGGTCTACGACATCCACAGCCGGGTGGCGGACATGAACGCCAACGGCATCCTGTCCTCGATGTGCTTTCCGACCTTCGCCGGATTCAGTGCCGGGCACCTGAGCCAGTTCAAAGACGAGATCACCATCGCCGTCATCTCGGCCTACAACGACTGGCACGTCGACGAATGGTGCGCCACCTACCCGGGCCGGTTCATTCCGAACGCGATTCTGCCGCTGTGGGATCCCGCCCTCGCCGTCGCCGAGATCAACCGGGTCGCCGCCAAGGGCTTCCGGGGCGTCACGATGCCGGAACTGCCGCACGTCGACGGATTGCCCTCCTATCACGACGGCGAGTACTGGGCGCCGGTGTGGGCGGCGCTCGCCGAGACCGGGCTGGTGATGAACCTGCACATCGGTCAGGGCTTCGGCGCGCTTCGTCTGGCGCCGAACGCGCCGATCGACAACCTCATGTGCCTGGCGCCCACGGTGTCCCAGATCGCCGTGCAGGACCTGCTGTGGGGTCCGGCTCTGCGGACCTATCCCGGGCTCAAGGTCGCCCTGTCCGAAGGCGGGATCGGGTGGATCCCGTTCTATCTGGACCGCTCCGATCGCCACTACACCAACCAGAAATGGCTGCGGCGCGACTTCGGTGGCCGGATGCCCAGTGATGTGTTCCGCGAGCACGTCATGGCCTGCTATGTCACCGATCGCAACTCGCTCAAGATGCGACACGACATCGGCATCGACATCATCGCGTGGGAATGCGACTACCCGCATTCGGACTCACTGTTCCCCGATGCGCCGGAATACGTACTCGAAGAACTCAACAGTGCCGGTGCCGATGACACCGACATCCACAAGATCACCTGGCAGAACGCCTGCCGGTTCCTCGACTGGGATCCCTTCGCCCACATCCCGCGCGAAGAGGCGACCGTCGCGGCGCTGCGGAACACCGCGCGCGATGTCGATCTGACCATCCGGCCGCGCAAGGAATGGGCCGAACGCTACGCCGCCCAGCACATCAGCTGA
- a CDS encoding acyl-CoA dehydrogenase family protein, which translates to MDFGLSADQRLLCSTTREFLAKSVPLDVVRGLAATGIGFDRSWWRRGAELGWTAPLVPEDLGGGSVSGAPVADLALVASEFGRACAPGPLVTISAVLAGVVRERDRFAELLDAVLSGQTIAAWAHYEPGHGLGPAAVDTLAVPDGDGFHVRGVKDRVECGDQAEVFLVTVRGPDGPMQVLIAADAPGVTITPTWTLDLVRRTATVEFADVLVGRDAVVHRDPDETAAALDAQWQIAATLTAAESAGAAAHAFGLTTRWMFDRYTFGRQLASYQALKHRAAEHITSLEACQATAWAAANAFGNDPISTAEAVSVAKSYISAVTPGLLQDCVQIHGGIGVTWEHDLHLYLRRVTFGRALYGTPEEHRRRLTDLLDRKVA; encoded by the coding sequence ATGGACTTCGGGCTGTCCGCCGACCAGCGGCTGCTCTGCTCGACCACCCGTGAGTTCCTCGCCAAGTCGGTTCCGCTCGATGTCGTGCGCGGGCTCGCCGCGACCGGCATCGGGTTCGATCGCTCATGGTGGCGGCGCGGTGCCGAACTGGGCTGGACCGCGCCGCTGGTCCCGGAGGACCTCGGCGGCGGATCGGTCTCGGGGGCGCCGGTGGCCGACCTCGCCCTCGTCGCGAGCGAGTTCGGGCGTGCCTGCGCGCCCGGCCCGCTCGTCACCATCAGCGCCGTCCTGGCCGGCGTGGTCCGCGAGCGGGACCGGTTCGCCGAGCTGCTCGACGCGGTGCTCAGTGGCCAGACCATCGCCGCCTGGGCACATTACGAGCCAGGCCACGGCCTCGGGCCCGCGGCGGTGGACACCCTCGCGGTGCCCGATGGCGACGGATTCCACGTCCGCGGCGTCAAGGATCGGGTCGAATGCGGCGATCAGGCCGAGGTGTTCCTGGTGACCGTCCGTGGTCCCGACGGGCCGATGCAGGTCCTGATCGCCGCGGACGCGCCGGGCGTTACCATCACCCCGACCTGGACGCTCGACCTCGTGCGCCGCACCGCGACAGTCGAATTCGCCGATGTCCTCGTCGGCCGGGACGCGGTGGTGCACCGCGATCCCGACGAGACCGCTGCTGCGCTGGATGCCCAGTGGCAGATCGCCGCGACGCTCACCGCGGCGGAGTCGGCCGGTGCGGCCGCGCACGCCTTCGGCCTGACCACGCGGTGGATGTTCGACCGCTACACCTTCGGCCGGCAGCTGGCGTCCTATCAAGCGCTCAAACATCGCGCCGCGGAGCACATCACCTCGCTGGAAGCCTGCCAGGCCACCGCGTGGGCCGCCGCGAACGCCTTCGGGAACGACCCGATCAGCACCGCGGAGGCCGTCAGCGTCGCCAAGTCCTACATCAGTGCCGTCACCCCGGGCCTGCTCCAGGACTGTGTACAGATCCACGGCGGGATCGGCGTGACCTGGGAGCACGATCTGCACCTCTATCTGCGGCGGGTCACCTTCGGGCGCGCGCTGTACGGAACGCCGGAGGAGCATCGGCGGCGCCTCACCGATCTCCTGGACAGGAAGGTCGCGTGA
- a CDS encoding acyl-CoA dehydrogenase family protein codes for MTVPTTPDLEPVDHFRDRARHWLANNLAPAPPNQHGEADKSEASWQRAKQVQRVLYDGGFAGICFPREYGGLGLTPEHQRAFSEESRAYEMPLALNIPTLTICAATILDTGSETQKRTHLPAVLRGEELLVQFLSEPRGGSDLAGLTTRAERRGDTWVLNGAKIWSSGAYAADYGLCLARTDWKVPKHAGLTMFLVPVRAPGVTVARITQVDGSREFCQEFFDDVVLPDDAVLGEVNGGWETAKRQLLHERSAVGGASPYASGAQAHSGRDVSGLAELARRTGQWHDPRVREDIGEARALNMVHDQLITRVTGGIAAGALDPAAGSMVRLFSARNSWLQADMAVRIAGSAAATGSGADDAGTGQAGQDYLMRQAWSLAGGSTEMARNIISERVLGMPREAAADRDLPFDQVECGR; via the coding sequence GTGACTGTGCCCACCACCCCGGACCTCGAACCCGTCGACCACTTCCGTGACCGGGCTCGACACTGGTTGGCGAACAACCTTGCACCGGCACCGCCGAACCAGCACGGCGAGGCCGACAAGTCCGAGGCATCCTGGCAACGTGCCAAGCAAGTGCAACGGGTGCTCTACGACGGCGGCTTCGCCGGCATCTGCTTTCCGCGGGAATACGGTGGTCTCGGACTGACACCCGAGCACCAGCGGGCGTTCAGCGAGGAGTCCCGCGCCTATGAGATGCCGCTGGCGCTCAACATCCCGACCCTCACCATCTGCGCGGCGACGATTCTGGACACCGGCAGCGAGACGCAGAAGCGCACCCATCTTCCCGCCGTGCTGCGTGGCGAAGAGCTGCTCGTGCAGTTCCTGTCCGAACCACGGGGCGGCTCGGATCTGGCCGGGCTCACCACCCGCGCCGAGCGCAGGGGCGACACCTGGGTGCTCAACGGCGCCAAGATCTGGAGTTCGGGGGCCTACGCGGCCGACTACGGGCTGTGCCTGGCGCGCACCGATTGGAAGGTACCCAAACACGCCGGGCTGACCATGTTCCTGGTGCCGGTGCGCGCGCCGGGCGTCACCGTCGCGCGGATCACCCAGGTCGACGGCTCCCGAGAGTTCTGCCAAGAGTTCTTCGACGATGTCGTGCTCCCCGACGACGCGGTGCTCGGCGAGGTCAACGGCGGCTGGGAGACCGCGAAACGGCAGCTGCTGCACGAGCGCAGTGCTGTCGGCGGCGCGTCGCCCTACGCCAGCGGCGCGCAAGCGCACAGCGGCCGCGATGTGTCCGGACTCGCCGAACTGGCCAGGCGGACAGGGCAATGGCACGATCCCCGGGTCAGGGAGGACATCGGCGAGGCGCGCGCGCTGAACATGGTGCACGACCAACTGATCACCCGGGTCACCGGTGGCATCGCGGCCGGGGCACTCGACCCCGCCGCCGGATCGATGGTCCGGTTGTTCAGCGCGCGGAATTCGTGGCTGCAGGCCGACATGGCCGTGCGGATAGCAGGGTCGGCGGCCGCCACCGGTTCCGGCGCCGACGACGCCGGAACCGGCCAGGCCGGGCAGGACTATCTGATGCGGCAGGCATGGAGCCTGGCGGGCGGCAGCACCGAAATGGCCCGCAACATCATCAGCGAGCGAGTGCTCGGCATGCCCCGCGAAGCCGCCGCCGATCGTGATCTGCCGTTCGACCAGGTGGAATGCGGCCGCTGA
- a CDS encoding TauD/TfdA dioxygenase family protein, with the protein MHTTALRPAIGVAVTGVADLHDDTVVSRCLEALKWRGVLVVRGLHLDDEAQLAFCRELGTVLAPGGREIFTITLDPAKNRAAKYLEGTFFWHIDDTTNAVPAKATVLTARHVAMEGGGTQFASTYAAYENLPAADRKRYESLRVVHSFEASQRLVHPDPTPEQVADWRTQPTHETDLVWARKDGRKSLVIGATADHIVGMAPDESRALLDELLDWSTQERFGYTHDWTVGDLVIWDNTGILHRALPYQASSERELHRTTLAGEEAWA; encoded by the coding sequence ATGCACACTACAGCGCTGCGACCCGCGATCGGGGTGGCGGTCACCGGCGTCGCCGATCTGCACGACGACACAGTGGTCAGCCGGTGCCTCGAGGCGCTGAAATGGCGCGGTGTGCTGGTCGTGCGCGGTCTGCACCTCGACGACGAGGCCCAGCTCGCGTTCTGCCGCGAGCTGGGCACGGTGCTGGCCCCCGGCGGCCGGGAGATCTTCACGATCACGCTCGATCCCGCGAAGAATCGGGCGGCCAAATATCTCGAGGGCACCTTCTTCTGGCACATCGACGACACCACCAACGCGGTACCCGCCAAAGCCACCGTGCTCACGGCCCGCCACGTCGCCATGGAAGGCGGCGGCACGCAGTTCGCCAGCACCTACGCCGCCTACGAGAACCTCCCCGCCGCGGACCGCAAGCGCTACGAAAGCCTGCGGGTGGTGCACAGTTTCGAGGCATCCCAGCGCCTGGTGCATCCCGATCCGACACCCGAGCAGGTCGCGGACTGGCGTACCCAGCCGACCCACGAGACGGATCTGGTCTGGGCGCGCAAGGACGGCCGCAAGTCCCTGGTGATCGGCGCCACCGCCGATCACATCGTCGGCATGGCTCCCGACGAGAGCCGGGCGCTGCTCGACGAATTGCTCGACTGGTCGACTCAGGAGCGCTTCGGCTACACCCATGACTGGACCGTCGGCGACCTGGTGATCTGGGACAACACCGGAATCCTGCATCGGGCTCTGCCGTATCAGGCCTCCTCCGAACGCGAACTGCACCGGACCACCCTCGCCGGCGAGGAGGCGTGGGCGTGA
- a CDS encoding CaiB/BaiF CoA transferase family protein, whose protein sequence is MRPLEGIRVLEVAMYGFVPSAGAVLADWGADVIKVEHAVTGDPQRGLRQIGRFRVDGDPNPNVEHANRGKRSIGIDMSVPEGRTVVHELARGSDVFLTSFLPQARSKFGIDVDDIRAVNPKIVYARGSALGPRGAESGKGGFDMTAFWCRGSVAATITPPGTEGMISPPGPAFGDTISGTNLAGGIAAALLKRERTGEPSVVDVSLLGSGLWAMGHSIALSAHLGEPMVAPVPGAHGAPTNPLSGLYATADGRYLSLVMLQPVKFWADVCRHIGRPELAADPRFATSAAIAANTAEAVEILREEFASRSLAEWTERLTTLSGPWAPVQDSVQVGADPQIQANEYLVRAGELELVTNPVQFDVTAPALAPGPEFAAQSEEILLELGLDWERIIALKTAGAIT, encoded by the coding sequence GTGCGGCCGCTCGAGGGAATCCGCGTGCTCGAAGTCGCGATGTACGGCTTCGTGCCGTCGGCGGGCGCGGTCCTGGCCGATTGGGGCGCCGATGTCATCAAGGTCGAACACGCGGTCACCGGCGATCCGCAGCGTGGCCTTCGCCAGATCGGCCGATTCCGCGTCGACGGCGACCCCAATCCCAATGTCGAGCACGCCAATCGGGGCAAGCGCAGCATCGGCATCGACATGTCGGTGCCGGAAGGGCGCACGGTCGTCCACGAACTCGCTCGCGGTTCCGATGTGTTCCTGACCAGCTTTCTGCCGCAGGCGCGCAGCAAATTCGGGATCGATGTGGACGACATCCGCGCCGTGAACCCGAAGATCGTCTACGCCCGCGGCAGCGCGCTCGGCCCGCGCGGCGCCGAGTCCGGCAAGGGCGGGTTCGACATGACCGCCTTCTGGTGCCGCGGCTCGGTCGCGGCCACCATCACCCCACCGGGAACCGAGGGCATGATCTCGCCACCGGGTCCTGCCTTCGGAGACACCATTTCCGGGACGAACCTCGCGGGCGGGATCGCGGCGGCACTGCTCAAGCGGGAACGTACCGGCGAACCGTCGGTGGTCGACGTCTCGCTGCTCGGCAGCGGGCTGTGGGCGATGGGGCACTCCATCGCGCTCTCGGCCCATCTCGGTGAGCCGATGGTGGCGCCGGTGCCGGGTGCCCATGGCGCGCCGACCAATCCGCTGTCGGGCCTCTACGCCACCGCCGACGGTCGCTACCTCTCGCTGGTGATGTTGCAGCCCGTGAAATTCTGGGCCGATGTGTGCCGTCACATCGGTCGTCCGGAACTCGCGGCCGATCCCCGGTTCGCCACCAGTGCCGCGATCGCGGCCAATACCGCGGAGGCAGTGGAGATTCTGCGGGAGGAATTCGCGAGCAGATCTCTCGCCGAGTGGACCGAGCGCCTGACCACCCTCTCGGGCCCGTGGGCGCCGGTGCAGGACAGTGTGCAGGTCGGCGCCGATCCGCAGATCCAGGCCAACGAGTACCTGGTGCGGGCCGGTGAACTCGAATTGGTCACCAACCCGGTGCAATTCGATGTCACCGCGCCCGCACTGGCACCCGGCCCCGAGTTCGCCGCGCAGTCCGAGGAGATCCTGCTCGAGCTCGGGCTGGACTGGGAGCGCATCATCGCTCTCAAGACGGCGGGCGCGATTACCTAG